A genomic stretch from Haloarchaeobius amylolyticus includes:
- a CDS encoding cysteine hydrolase family protein: MEFDPATTAVVVVDMQNGFCKPDGTLYAPGSENAIEPVASLVDRAHEAGVRVVFTRDVHPPEQFDGNHYYDEFERWGEHVLEDSWEAELVEELTVAEADTVVEKHTYDAFHETELDGWLSARGIDDLIVCGTLANVCVLHTAGSAGLRDYRPVLVEDCIGAIEADHREYALDHADWLFGEIAQSSEITFAGEEG; encoded by the coding sequence ATGGAGTTCGACCCTGCCACCACCGCGGTCGTCGTCGTCGACATGCAGAACGGCTTCTGCAAACCCGACGGCACGCTCTACGCACCCGGAAGCGAGAACGCCATCGAGCCGGTCGCGTCGCTGGTCGACCGGGCCCACGAGGCCGGCGTCCGCGTCGTCTTCACCCGGGACGTCCACCCGCCGGAGCAGTTCGACGGGAACCACTACTACGACGAGTTCGAGCGCTGGGGCGAACACGTCCTCGAGGACTCCTGGGAGGCCGAACTGGTCGAGGAGCTCACCGTCGCCGAGGCCGACACCGTCGTCGAGAAGCACACGTACGACGCCTTCCACGAGACCGAACTGGACGGCTGGCTCTCCGCGCGTGGCATCGACGACCTGATCGTCTGCGGGACGCTGGCGAACGTCTGCGTCCTCCACACCGCCGGGAGCGCCGGGCTCCGGGACTACCGGCCCGTGCTCGTGGAGGACTGCATCGGCGCCATCGAGGCGGACCACCGCGAGTACGCGCTGGACCACGCCGACTGGCTCTTCGGCGAGATCGCACAGAGTTCGGAGATAACCTTCGCTGGCGAAGAGGGCTGA
- a CDS encoding ABC transporter substrate-binding protein, translating into MARDTVDRRSFLKAAGTATVAATTTAGCLGSLTGGGGGGTLVYARGDHPTNYDPQQTTSGEVAKVTNQIFDQLIRFKPGSGGQLGDGLATEYSLEGTTATLTLQEGVTFHNGEEFTAADAKATIRRFTDSEYDYYLGDKNRSGYGPFTFGSWVKSIDASNDYELKITLTQKYAPFLRNLAMFAAAILSKAQIESLGANPSDQVALGKDPKGTGPFTFEELDNSNQRVKLGAYDDYWGDGPNVDGVVFSTIKQNSTRVSSVIEGESHITDNLDSQSSKQVQNSDAASLASKNGINVGYMAFNMGRKEAFRKKKVRQAISHAVNTKAIVDQIYQGFASQADQPLPPDVLGHNENLSPYSTDKEKAKSMLEEAGEADLEFELATFSNPRGYNPSPIQTANQVKSDLENIGLTVNINQFSTFSSYLEYTDAGKHDACFLGWYTDNADPDNFLYVLLDPKVEMDAVPDGQDWVSRDTEGYSTLNAAGWANTEYMETVREAQSTYDEAKRKSLYKEANKMAHEEAPWIFVDYAQTLRAVNEQVESDSYTVSSVGGPYLETVTLK; encoded by the coding sequence ATGGCACGTGATACGGTAGACAGGCGCAGTTTCCTGAAGGCAGCAGGGACCGCCACGGTGGCAGCGACCACGACGGCTGGGTGTCTCGGGTCGCTCACCGGGGGTGGCGGTGGCGGCACACTCGTGTACGCCCGCGGTGACCACCCGACCAACTACGACCCGCAGCAGACGACGAGCGGGGAGGTCGCGAAGGTCACCAACCAGATCTTCGACCAGCTCATCCGGTTCAAACCGGGGAGTGGTGGACAGCTCGGCGACGGGCTCGCGACGGAGTACAGTCTCGAGGGGACGACCGCGACGCTGACACTCCAGGAGGGCGTGACGTTCCACAACGGTGAGGAGTTCACGGCCGCCGACGCGAAGGCGACCATCCGGCGCTTCACCGACTCCGAGTACGACTACTACCTCGGCGACAAGAACCGCTCGGGCTACGGGCCGTTCACCTTCGGCAGCTGGGTCAAGAGCATCGACGCCAGCAACGACTACGAGCTGAAGATCACGCTCACCCAGAAGTACGCGCCGTTCCTGCGCAACCTCGCGATGTTCGCGGCGGCCATCCTCTCGAAGGCCCAGATCGAGTCCCTCGGCGCGAACCCGAGCGACCAGGTCGCACTCGGGAAGGACCCGAAGGGTACGGGGCCGTTCACCTTCGAGGAACTCGACAACTCCAACCAGCGCGTCAAGCTCGGCGCCTACGACGACTACTGGGGCGACGGCCCGAACGTCGACGGCGTCGTGTTCTCGACCATCAAGCAGAACTCCACGCGCGTCTCGAGCGTCATCGAGGGCGAGTCCCACATCACGGACAACCTCGACTCCCAGTCCTCGAAGCAGGTCCAGAACTCCGACGCGGCGTCGCTGGCCTCGAAGAACGGCATCAACGTCGGCTACATGGCGTTCAACATGGGCCGCAAGGAGGCCTTCCGCAAGAAGAAGGTCCGCCAGGCCATCAGCCACGCGGTGAACACGAAGGCGATCGTCGACCAGATCTACCAGGGCTTCGCCAGCCAGGCCGACCAGCCGCTCCCGCCGGACGTGCTCGGTCACAACGAGAACCTCAGTCCGTACTCGACGGACAAGGAGAAGGCGAAGTCGATGCTGGAGGAGGCCGGCGAGGCCGACCTCGAGTTCGAACTCGCGACGTTCTCGAATCCGCGCGGGTACAACCCGAGCCCCATCCAGACGGCCAACCAGGTCAAGTCCGACCTCGAGAACATCGGCCTGACGGTGAACATCAACCAGTTCTCGACGTTCTCCTCGTACCTCGAGTACACGGACGCCGGCAAGCACGACGCGTGTTTCCTCGGCTGGTACACCGACAACGCCGACCCGGACAACTTCCTGTACGTCCTGCTCGACCCGAAGGTCGAGATGGACGCCGTCCCCGACGGCCAGGACTGGGTCAGCCGTGACACCGAGGGCTACTCGACGCTGAACGCCGCCGGCTGGGCGAACACCGAGTACATGGAGACCGTCCGCGAGGCGCAGTCGACCTACGACGAGGCCAAGCGCAAGTCCCTGTACAAGGAGGCGAACAAGATGGCCCACGAGGAGGCGCCGTGGATCTTCGTGGACTACGCACAGACGCTGCGCGCGGTCAACGAACAGGTCGAGTCCGACTCGTACACGGTCAGCTCCGTCGGTGGCCCGTACCTCGAGACGGTCACGCTCAAGTAA
- a CDS encoding ABC transporter permease, whose amino-acid sequence MVSKRFVLKRLILLVPVLFGVASLVFAILHLAPGDPARVILGQRASAEQVAQVRQELGLNDPFMVQYVRFLTDAAQFKFGQSYQIAKGTPVRQVLMDKLPVTIELALYGQAIGLLLGIPLGVLSAVKQDTLTDHATRIGALAGISVPIYWSGPLLILFFSIYLGIFPTSGRISSTIFLDNTWTLLGMELPLTGMVTIDTLLLGRLDAWFSAVQHMFLPAVTIGVYSMALVSRMMRSSMLEVVRQDYMRTARAKGQGEKITVLKHGFRNALIPVITVVGIQFGTLLGGAVLTETVFGIGGIGTLLVNAIGATDYPLVQGTVLTFALLFTLVTLGVDITYSYLDPRIQQ is encoded by the coding sequence ATGGTCTCTAAGCGGTTCGTACTCAAACGACTGATACTGCTCGTCCCGGTCCTGTTCGGCGTGGCGTCACTGGTTTTCGCCATCCTTCACCTCGCGCCGGGGGACCCGGCCAGGGTCATCCTCGGGCAACGAGCGTCGGCCGAGCAGGTCGCACAGGTTCGCCAGGAACTCGGGTTGAACGACCCCTTCATGGTGCAGTACGTCCGGTTCCTCACGGACGCGGCCCAGTTCAAGTTCGGCCAGTCCTACCAGATCGCCAAGGGGACGCCGGTGCGGCAGGTCCTGATGGACAAGCTCCCGGTCACCATCGAGCTGGCGCTGTACGGGCAGGCAATCGGGCTGCTGCTCGGCATCCCGCTGGGCGTGCTCTCGGCCGTGAAACAGGACACGCTGACGGACCACGCGACCCGCATCGGTGCCCTCGCGGGCATCTCGGTGCCCATCTACTGGTCCGGGCCGCTGCTGATCCTGTTCTTCTCCATCTACCTCGGGATCTTCCCGACGAGCGGCCGCATCAGCAGCACCATCTTCCTCGACAACACCTGGACGCTCCTCGGGATGGAGCTACCACTGACGGGGATGGTCACCATCGACACGCTGTTGCTCGGGCGCCTCGACGCCTGGTTCTCCGCGGTCCAGCACATGTTCCTGCCCGCGGTGACCATCGGGGTGTACTCGATGGCGCTCGTCTCGCGGATGATGCGCTCGTCCATGCTCGAGGTCGTCCGGCAGGACTACATGCGGACCGCACGCGCGAAGGGCCAGGGCGAGAAGATCACCGTCCTCAAGCACGGGTTCCGGAACGCCCTCATCCCGGTCATCACGGTCGTCGGCATCCAGTTCGGGACGCTGCTGGGCGGCGCGGTGCTGACCGAGACGGTGTTCGGTATCGGTGGCATCGGGACGTTGCTCGTCAACGCCATCGGGGCGACCGACTACCCGCTCGTGCAGGGGACGGTGCTGACGTTCGCGTTGCTGTTCACGCTCGTCACCCTGGGCGTCGACATCACGTATAGCTACCTCGACCCACGCATCCAACAATGA
- a CDS encoding ABC transporter ATP-binding protein — translation MTDLLSLSDLRTQFKTERGTVKAVDGVDLTIREGETVGLVGESGSGKSVTALSAMQLVDDPGEVADGAVTFRDAELAGELSEKYPKRADEFVSGDVVDLTAAPESAMRDIRGGDISMIFQDPMTSLNPAVTVGEQVAESLRLHRYDGKRPDTWLNAIRELFPDRDVDDRVMVDTINILDAVGIPEPESRVDEYPHEFSGGMRQRVLIAIALACRPKLLIADEPTTALDVTIQAQILDLINDLQDDFGMSVLFITHDLGVVAETCDRVAVMYAGEIVEEGPVEEIFHNPSHPYTYALLESIPTEDSDRLTPIEGNVPDLIDMPAGCHFAPRCPWATDECTSGEIPFKQHGGGDVDHRAKCVLDEFDESEYGADLDSVSAGREEFTGEPLLEVDDLHKYFSRADDLLDRWLSNEPQTVKAVDGVDLDIYEGETLGLVGESGCGKSTTGRTILRLLEPTDGTVVFAGDDLGELNSGGMREKRQDMQMIFQDPLSSLDPRMTVGQTIIEPLKIHGLPENTGGKSQREARRDRAVELMEAVGLEPAQFDRYPHEMSGGQRQRVGIARALAVDPDFIVADEPVSALDVSVQAQILNLMEDLQEEFGLTYLFIAHDLSVVRHICDRVAVMYLGQVVETAPTWELFDEPEHPYTEALLSSIPRPDPLEDTDDRIILKGDVPSPIDPPSGCSFRTRCPQVIPPEDLEVDQETFRAVMDFRQRVEDRDIPLEAVQNEAGRDRAAADDEEPPMQTATDGGASTSDLVDALIDREFEEPPRGEVGSIVRDVCELVVAEEWAQAQARLQDAFETPCEREDPDLEGDRHQTACHLYR, via the coding sequence ATGACCGACCTACTGTCTCTCTCCGACCTGCGCACGCAGTTCAAGACGGAGCGTGGCACGGTGAAGGCCGTCGACGGGGTGGACCTCACCATCCGCGAGGGCGAGACCGTCGGGCTCGTGGGCGAGAGCGGATCCGGCAAGAGCGTCACCGCACTGTCGGCGATGCAACTCGTCGACGACCCCGGCGAGGTCGCCGACGGGGCCGTGACGTTCCGGGACGCCGAGCTGGCGGGAGAGCTGAGCGAGAAGTACCCGAAGCGCGCCGACGAGTTCGTCTCCGGGGACGTGGTCGACCTGACCGCCGCCCCCGAGTCGGCCATGCGCGACATCCGGGGCGGAGACATCTCGATGATCTTCCAGGACCCGATGACCTCGCTCAACCCGGCCGTCACCGTCGGCGAGCAGGTCGCAGAGAGCCTGCGCCTGCACCGCTACGACGGCAAGCGCCCGGACACGTGGCTCAACGCCATCCGCGAGCTGTTCCCCGACCGGGACGTGGACGACCGGGTCATGGTGGACACCATCAACATCCTCGACGCGGTCGGCATCCCCGAACCCGAGTCCCGCGTCGACGAGTACCCACACGAGTTCTCCGGCGGGATGCGCCAGCGCGTCCTCATCGCCATCGCGCTCGCGTGCCGCCCGAAGTTGCTCATCGCGGACGAGCCGACGACCGCGTTGGACGTGACCATCCAGGCCCAGATCCTCGACCTCATCAACGACCTGCAGGACGACTTCGGGATGTCCGTGCTGTTCATCACGCACGACCTCGGCGTCGTCGCCGAGACCTGCGACCGCGTCGCCGTGATGTACGCGGGCGAGATCGTCGAGGAGGGCCCCGTCGAGGAGATCTTCCACAACCCCTCCCATCCCTACACCTACGCGCTGCTGGAGTCCATCCCGACCGAGGACTCGGACCGGCTGACCCCCATCGAGGGGAACGTCCCGGACCTCATCGACATGCCCGCCGGCTGCCACTTCGCGCCCCGGTGCCCGTGGGCGACCGACGAGTGCACCAGCGGCGAGATACCGTTCAAACAACACGGCGGGGGCGACGTCGACCACCGCGCGAAGTGCGTCCTCGACGAGTTCGACGAGAGCGAGTACGGCGCCGACCTCGACTCCGTCTCCGCGGGCCGCGAGGAGTTCACCGGGGAGCCACTCCTCGAGGTGGACGACCTGCACAAGTACTTCTCGCGGGCCGACGACCTGCTCGACCGGTGGCTCTCGAACGAGCCACAGACCGTCAAGGCGGTCGACGGGGTCGACCTCGACATCTACGAGGGCGAGACGCTGGGGCTGGTCGGCGAGTCCGGCTGTGGGAAGTCCACGACCGGCCGGACCATCCTGCGACTGCTCGAACCGACCGACGGGACCGTCGTCTTCGCGGGTGACGACCTCGGCGAGTTGAACAGTGGCGGCATGCGCGAGAAGCGACAGGACATGCAGATGATCTTCCAGGACCCGCTGTCCTCGCTGGACCCCCGGATGACGGTCGGCCAGACCATCATCGAGCCGCTGAAGATCCACGGCCTGCCCGAGAACACGGGCGGGAAGTCACAGCGCGAGGCACGCCGCGACCGCGCCGTCGAACTGATGGAGGCGGTCGGCCTCGAACCGGCGCAGTTCGACCGCTACCCCCACGAGATGTCTGGCGGCCAGCGCCAGCGCGTCGGCATCGCCCGGGCGCTCGCCGTCGACCCGGACTTCATCGTCGCCGACGAGCCGGTGTCGGCGCTGGACGTCTCCGTGCAGGCCCAGATCCTCAACCTCATGGAGGACCTCCAGGAGGAGTTCGGACTCACCTACCTCTTCATCGCCCACGACCTCTCCGTCGTCCGGCACATCTGCGACCGCGTCGCCGTGATGTACCTCGGACAGGTGGTCGAGACCGCGCCGACCTGGGAGCTGTTCGACGAGCCGGAGCACCCCTACACCGAGGCGTTGCTCTCCTCGATTCCGAGACCCGACCCGCTCGAGGATACCGACGACCGTATCATCCTCAAGGGCGACGTGCCGAGCCCCATCGACCCGCCGTCGGGCTGCTCGTTCCGGACGCGCTGCCCGCAGGTCATCCCGCCCGAGGACCTCGAGGTCGACCAGGAGACGTTCCGCGCCGTGATGGACTTCCGCCAGCGCGTCGAGGACCGCGACATCCCCCTCGAGGCCGTCCAGAACGAGGCCGGGAGAGACCGCGCCGCGGCCGACGACGAGGAACCGCCGATGCAGACCGCGACCGACGGCGGCGCGTCGACGAGCGACCTGGTCGACGCCCTCATCGACCGCGAGTTCGAGGAGCCACCGCGCGGCGAGGTCGGCAGCATCGTCCGGGACGTGTGCGAACTGGTGGTCGCGGAGGAGTGGGCGCAGGCACAGGCCCGCCTGCAGGACGCCTTCGAGACCCCCTGCGAACGCGAGGACCCCGACCTCGAGGGCGACCGGCACCAGACCGCGTGCCACCTGTACCGGTAG
- a CDS encoding DUF7268 family protein — protein MGWRGRARLVAVSLAAGLVVGTAGVPLAVALGLSQRGAAGTVFALGTLAFGFGLVGWSGSIILGDAVEIRDSLLGKNSDWTESKSRRAMVRVGGFGFGVMLGSSVAEVVVYGV, from the coding sequence ATGGGCTGGCGCGGCCGTGCCCGACTGGTCGCCGTCTCGCTGGCGGCCGGCCTGGTCGTCGGCACGGCCGGCGTCCCGCTCGCGGTCGCACTCGGGCTCTCCCAGCGCGGTGCCGCCGGGACAGTCTTCGCGCTCGGCACGCTGGCGTTCGGCTTCGGCCTCGTCGGCTGGTCGGGGTCAATCATCCTGGGCGACGCGGTCGAGATACGCGACAGCCTGCTCGGCAAGAACTCGGACTGGACCGAGTCGAAGTCCCGGCGGGCGATGGTCCGGGTCGGTGGGTTCGGCTTCGGCGTGATGCTCGGGAGTTCGGTCGCCGAAGTGGTCGTGTACGGGGTGTAG
- a CDS encoding lipoate--protein ligase family protein: MRVVRGRAASVSADRDATRRLLDEVDESGEAVVRVWAPHRQVAFGRRDAREEGYPAAAAAAQDHGFEAVERSVGGRAVAYDGETTLAFARITPHEDMRRGMDERYESLTSDVEQALCDLGVAAERGEPADSFCPGQHSLQCDGKLVGIAQRVTKGAAITSGICLVANHDELAAVLDDVYEALGVAFDPESVGSVAKAGGPADPEVVREALEAALVGDAEMVVEQLRA, translated from the coding sequence ATGCGCGTGGTCAGAGGGAGAGCGGCGTCGGTGTCGGCCGACAGGGACGCGACGCGCCGGTTGCTCGACGAGGTCGACGAATCTGGCGAGGCCGTGGTCCGGGTGTGGGCCCCGCACCGACAGGTCGCCTTCGGCCGCCGGGACGCCCGCGAGGAGGGGTACCCGGCGGCTGCGGCGGCAGCCCAGGACCACGGCTTCGAGGCGGTCGAGCGCAGCGTCGGTGGCCGCGCCGTGGCCTACGACGGCGAGACGACGCTGGCGTTCGCCCGCATCACCCCCCACGAGGACATGCGCCGCGGGATGGACGAGCGCTACGAGTCGCTGACGAGCGACGTCGAGCAGGCCCTGTGCGACCTCGGCGTCGCGGCCGAACGCGGGGAGCCAGCCGACTCCTTCTGCCCCGGCCAGCACTCGCTGCAGTGCGACGGGAAACTGGTGGGTATCGCCCAGCGCGTGACCAAGGGCGCGGCCATCACCTCGGGCATCTGCCTCGTTGCGAACCACGACGAACTGGCGGCGGTGCTGGACGACGTGTACGAGGCACTCGGCGTTGCCTTCGACCCCGAATCGGTCGGAAGCGTCGCGAAGGCCGGCGGGCCAGCCGACCCCGAGGTAGTCCGCGAGGCGCTGGAGGCCGCGCTCGTGGGTGACGCCGAGATGGTCGTCGAACAGCTCCGGGCGTGA
- a CDS encoding ABC transporter permease, with protein MSTETSDSKTVETDRGLLARLQNSPFLSKLLSNRLALVGLGIIFTMLLVAIYARVLYDLPAIKSSRLGTSFVDRAPPGWLGPAGLTEQLFGTDAAARDIYKRTLYGAWLALKFGTVTVGISTTLGVGFGILAAYYGDITDNVIMRSMDVLLAFPSLLLALALVAVFPDSIQTPAFLTGLPFLGDTITLGMWRAVAALTLVYTPRFARVVRGAALKVLEDEYIEATEALGARDARVLVRHVVPNTLAPVTVQSTLNFGLAIIDLAALSFLGFGAPPGMPSWGLMLSNGVSNGLQTGLWWMSFFPGLFLALTVLGFNLLGDGMRDALDPRMREAVD; from the coding sequence ATGAGCACGGAAACATCGGACTCCAAGACGGTCGAGACGGACCGGGGGCTGCTCGCGCGGTTGCAGAACTCGCCGTTCCTCTCGAAGCTCCTGTCGAACCGCCTCGCACTGGTCGGTCTGGGCATCATCTTCACGATGCTGCTGGTCGCCATCTACGCGCGGGTCCTGTACGACCTGCCCGCCATCAAGAGCTCGCGCCTGGGTACGTCGTTCGTCGACCGCGCCCCGCCGGGCTGGCTGGGGCCGGCCGGTCTCACCGAGCAGCTGTTCGGGACCGACGCGGCCGCCCGCGACATCTACAAGCGGACGCTCTACGGCGCGTGGCTCGCGCTGAAGTTCGGCACCGTGACGGTCGGCATCTCGACCACGCTCGGCGTCGGCTTCGGCATCCTCGCGGCGTACTACGGCGACATCACGGACAACGTCATCATGCGGTCGATGGACGTGCTGCTGGCGTTCCCGTCGCTGCTGCTGGCGCTGGCGCTGGTCGCGGTCTTCCCCGACAGCATCCAGACGCCCGCGTTCCTCACCGGGCTCCCGTTCCTCGGCGACACCATCACGCTGGGGATGTGGCGGGCGGTCGCCGCGCTGACGCTGGTGTACACGCCGCGGTTCGCCCGTGTCGTCCGCGGGGCCGCGCTGAAGGTGCTCGAGGACGAGTACATCGAGGCGACCGAGGCCCTCGGCGCCCGCGACGCGCGGGTGCTGGTGCGCCACGTCGTCCCGAACACGCTCGCCCCGGTGACGGTCCAGTCCACGCTGAACTTCGGGCTGGCCATCATCGACCTGGCGGCGCTGTCGTTCCTCGGCTTCGGCGCGCCGCCGGGGATGCCCTCGTGGGGGCTGATGCTCTCGAACGGCGTGAGCAACGGCCTCCAGACCGGCCTGTGGTGGATGTCGTTCTTCCCGGGCCTGTTCCTCGCGCTGACCGTCCTCGGGTTCAACCTGCTCGGTGACGGGATGCGCGACGCGCTGGACCCGCGGATGCGCGAGGCCGTCGACTAA
- a CDS encoding DUF7529 family protein → MDEADDQQHVANRVLPVWEHVVADMEATAEEYRESGWEALECHPGDIATITEGEGHTGLDVVLPDDEFDRVESAYDADGDFDEVEVFRAVEEGIVFAVAALKNATSQTAILVPTYYDSDTSRDFIQMVKEEGELRLHLRPLDQRRVLTFTQHDSAPFLPGGD, encoded by the coding sequence ATGGACGAAGCCGACGACCAGCAACACGTCGCGAACCGCGTGCTGCCGGTCTGGGAGCACGTCGTCGCGGACATGGAGGCGACCGCCGAGGAGTACCGAGAATCGGGCTGGGAAGCCCTCGAATGCCACCCCGGCGACATCGCGACCATCACGGAGGGCGAGGGCCACACCGGCCTCGACGTGGTGCTGCCGGACGACGAGTTCGACCGCGTCGAGTCGGCCTACGACGCCGACGGCGACTTCGACGAGGTCGAGGTGTTCCGCGCGGTCGAGGAGGGCATCGTCTTCGCCGTCGCCGCCCTCAAGAACGCGACCAGCCAGACGGCCATCCTCGTGCCGACCTACTACGACAGCGACACCTCGCGAGACTTCATCCAGATGGTGAAGGAAGAGGGCGAACTCCGCCTGCACCTGCGCCCGCTGGACCAGCGCCGCGTCCTCACGTTCACCCAGCACGACTCCGCACCGTTCCTGCCCGGGGGCGACTGA
- a CDS encoding dihydroorotase, whose translation MRIGNATLPDGTTADVEVEDGTITAVGDLGGEYDVDATGKLLFPGAIDAHVHFRQPGYGHKETWETGSQSAAAGGVTTVVDQPNTSPPTTTGDAFDQKAAFADQSIVDWGINGGVTEDWDPESLFARPLFALGEVFLADSTGDMGIEADLFAEAVELAGQHDVTVTVHAEDADLFDESATERDDADAWSAYRAAEAEAAAVERACEVGAEFETDIHIAHTSTPEGVDAAAAAGATCEVTPHHLFLSRDDLPELGTFGRMNPPLRSEERREAVFERVADGTVDIVATDHAPHTREEKDASIWDAPSGVPGVETMVPLLLEEARKGTLSYERVRDLVAANPAAIFDLPEKGRIQEGMDADLALYDTDEPRAIRGEDLHSNCGWTPFEGKQGVFPEWTMLRGEVVWDAEDGFGEAAGQNVRE comes from the coding sequence ATGCGCATCGGCAACGCCACGCTGCCGGACGGGACGACCGCCGACGTGGAGGTCGAGGACGGGACGATAACCGCCGTGGGCGACCTCGGGGGCGAGTACGACGTGGACGCGACCGGGAAGTTGCTCTTCCCCGGCGCCATCGACGCCCACGTCCACTTCCGCCAGCCCGGGTACGGCCACAAGGAGACCTGGGAGACCGGCTCGCAGAGCGCGGCCGCCGGCGGCGTCACCACCGTCGTCGACCAGCCCAACACCAGCCCGCCGACCACCACCGGCGACGCCTTCGACCAGAAGGCCGCGTTCGCCGACCAGTCGATCGTCGACTGGGGCATCAACGGTGGCGTCACCGAGGACTGGGACCCCGAGTCGCTGTTCGCCCGCCCGCTGTTCGCCCTCGGCGAGGTGTTCCTCGCCGACTCGACCGGCGACATGGGCATCGAGGCCGACCTGTTCGCCGAGGCGGTCGAACTCGCCGGCCAGCACGACGTGACGGTGACGGTCCACGCCGAGGACGCCGACCTGTTCGACGAGTCCGCGACGGAGAGGGACGATGCAGATGCGTGGTCGGCCTACCGCGCCGCGGAAGCCGAGGCCGCCGCGGTCGAGCGCGCCTGCGAGGTCGGCGCCGAGTTCGAGACCGACATCCACATCGCCCACACCTCCACGCCGGAGGGTGTGGATGCTGCTGCGGCCGCGGGTGCGACCTGCGAGGTCACCCCGCACCACCTGTTCCTCTCGCGTGACGACCTGCCCGAACTGGGCACCTTCGGCCGGATGAACCCGCCCCTGCGGAGCGAGGAGCGCCGCGAGGCCGTCTTCGAGCGCGTCGCCGACGGTACGGTCGACATCGTCGCGACCGACCACGCCCCCCACACCCGGGAGGAGAAGGACGCCAGCATCTGGGACGCTCCGTCGGGTGTTCCGGGTGTCGAGACGATGGTCCCGCTCCTGCTGGAGGAGGCCCGCAAGGGCACCCTGAGCTACGAGCGCGTCCGCGACCTGGTCGCCGCCAACCCTGCCGCCATCTTCGACCTGCCCGAGAAGGGCCGTATTCAGGAGGGGATGGACGCCGACCTCGCGCTGTACGATACCGACGAGCCACGTGCAATCCGTGGCGAGGACCTCCACTCGAACTGCGGCTGGACCCCGTTCGAGGGGAAACAGGGGGTCTTCCCGGAGTGGACGATGCTCCGCGGCGAGGTCGTCTGGGACGCCGAAGACGGCTTCGGCGAGGCCGCAGGACAGAACGTCCGCGAGTAG